GCCGCATCCCCGCCAGCAGTCGCCAGCGACCCAGAGCCTTCTTCTTCGAGTTCTTCCTCGTACGTCGAAGGCGTCGTATAGCCGATAAAGCAGAACACCGCCGCCAATAAGAAGTTAATCGAAGCCGCCACACAAAGCGTGATGTGGTTTCCGAGTTCCGGAATCAAGATATAGCTTGTGAACAAAATACCAATGGCACTACCGAGGCTGTTCGTAAAGTAAAGCATCGGGAGCGAAACTTCGGCACCGCTCTTGCGCATGAGCCCCGCCGCAATGAACGGGAACGTCATGCCCACAGCAATCGCAATCGGGAGCGTCGAACCCGTCGCGAGCACGACCTTCAGAATTTCCGCGCCGCGCGAGCTCAACCCCGCCACAAAATTCGAATCGTAAAAGTAATCCGTGAGCCAAATGTACATCGGGTGGTAAATGATGCCGCCAATGCCAATTGCAAGTTCCACCGCCGCGTACCCGAGCAGCGGCCTCTTCACACGCTCCACCAGCTTGCCCGCGACAAAACTGCCAATCGCAAGCCCGCCCATGTAAATGCAGAGCGTGAGCACCTGACCATAGCTCGAATGTCCGAGGAAAAGTTTAAGGTACCTGGCCCACGACCCCTCGTAAATGAGACCCGCAAAACCAGAAAGAGCAAAAAGTGCGTAAATAACGATATTCATGGTGCAAATCTATACTAATTAAGTAGTTATAAATCACCCGCAACGCTTTTTCATTGTAACTTTTTAAAGACTTTTCGTTCATCTCAAAAATGAAAATCTTTTCCTATATTTTCACTAGGAATATGTAATTTAGGGTATTATGGGTTCATGGCTCGTGACAGCAATTCTAGCATTTTCTACATTTTATGCATAAAAACAAATATACGCATAAATTCGAATTTTAAACACGGAATTTAAAATGACTCTTCGCGAAGCGTTTGAATCAAAGATGATGCTGCTCGATGGCGGCATGGGTTCTGTTATCCAGACTTACGGGATCAAGGGCGCCAACAACGACATGCTCTCCATCGAAAAGCCCGAGATAATTCTCGACATCCAGCGTCGTTACGTGGATGCAGGCGTAGATTGCCTCACCACGAACACGTTCTCAAGCCAGCGCGTAAGCCAGCACGAATACCATCAGGAACATCGCATCGCCGAGATGAACCGCGCCTCCGTGAAAATTGCGAAGCAGGCCGCCGAAGAAGGCTTCAAGAAGTATGGCCGCAAGGTCTACATTCTGGGCGACGTCGGCCCCACAAGCAAGATGCTTTCCATGAGTGAAGACGTGAACGACCCGGCAAGCCGCGCCATCACCTTTGACGAACTCGAAGATGCGTACTTGGAACAAATTTCCGTGCTCATGGAAGAAGGCGTTGACGCCATCCTCATTGAAACGATTTTCGATACGCTGAATGCAAAGGCCGCCCTCAGCGCTTACAGCAAAGCGAACGAAGCCCGCATTGCAGCCGCCAAGGCTGCAGGCACTCCCGAAGCAGACATCAAGCCAATCGAAGTCATGCTCTCGATGACCGTGAGCGACGCCTCCGGCCGTACGCTTTCGGGCCAGACGGTCGAAGCATTCGCCGTGAGCGTGATGCACATGCACCCGCTTTCCATCGGCTTAAACTGCGGTCTCGGTGCCGACGGCATGGTGCCGTACCTCCGCCGCATGGGCGCTATCGCTCCGTGCTACCTCAGCTGCCACCCGAACGCAGGTCTTCCGAACCAGTTCGGCGGTTATGACGATACGCCCGAAGACATGGTGCGCCTGATGCGCGTTTATCTGGACGACAAGCTCGTGAACATGATCGGTGGTTGCTGCGGTACGACTCCAGAACACATCGCCGCGATGCGCCAGATGCTGGACGAACTCCCGGCCGACTACAAGCGCCGTGAACCCGCGCCCAAGTACGTCACTTGCCCGCGCCTCCGCCTTGCGGGGCTCGAACCGTTATTCAGAGAACAGGTTCGCCCGAGCAACGGCGCCGACAGCTGCAATGCCGATGATTTCGTGAAGGTCGGCGAACGTTGCAACGTCGCAGGTTCCAAGAAATTCCTGCGTCTCATCAACGAGAAGAATTACGAAGAAGCGCTCGAAATCGCCCGCAAACAGGTCGATGACGGCGCCGACGTGATCGACGTCAACATGGACGACGGTCTCCTTGACGCCACCGCCGAAATGCGCACATTCTTGAACTTGATTGCATCTGACCCTGCCGTGAGCCGCGTGCCTATCATGGTCGACAGTTCACGCTTCGAAGTCATCGAAGAAGGCCTCAAGTGCATCCAGGGCAAGAGCATCGTGAACTCGATTTCGCTTAAGATGGGCGAAAAGGCGTTTATTGAACACGCACTCACCGTGAAACGCCTGGGTGCTGCCGTAATCGTGATGCTCTTCGACGAAGAAGGCCAGGCCACGAACTACGAGCGCCGCGTACAAATTGCGTCCCGTGCTTACGATATCATGGTGAAGCAACTGCACTTCGACCCGTCCGACATCATTTACGACCCGAACGTTTTGACAGTCGCTACCGGCATGGCGGAACACAACGCCTACGCCATTGACTTTATCCGTGCTGTCCGCTGGATTATGGACAACCTCCCCGGCGTCCGCATTTCAGGCGGTCTTTCGAACCTCTCATTCGCATTCCGCGGCAACAACTACTTGCGCGAAGCAATGCACACCACGTTCTTGCATTACGCCATCCCGAACGGCATGGGCATGGCGATCATGAACCCGAGTGCAATTATCAAGTACAAGACAATTCCGCTTGAGCTCCGCATGGCCATTACCGAAGTTATCTTCAACACGGAACCGGAAGCAAGCGAAGAACTCATCGAAATTGCAAGCCGCATGACGGCCGCCCAAGCCAAGGCAAAGGAAACTGGCGCCAAGTACGACCCGAAAGCCATTTTCGCCGTAAGCGCAGGTGCAAGTAGCTCTTCTGACGAAGGCAACGCCGCCGCTGATGCCAAGCCCACCACGCCCGAAGAGCGTTTGCAAGAAGCACTCCTCAAGGGAACATCTACAACATTACAACCGGATTTGATGGAACTCATCAATCGTGGCGATAGCCCAGTCGGCATTATTTCTGGTCCGCTGATGGATGGCATGAACGAAGTCGGCCGCCGATTCGGCGAAGGCAAAATGTTCTTGCCGCAGGTGGTAAAGACCGCACGTACCATGAAAAAGGCTGTGGAAATTTTGCAGCCCTACATCGAGGCGGGTAAAGACGCAAACGCATCGAGCCGCGGTAAAATCGTCATCGCTACCGTCAAGGGCGACGTGCACGATATCGGCAAGAACATCGTCTCCGTGATTATGGCCTGTAATGGTTACGAAATGGTTGACCTCGGCGTGATGGTTCCCGAAGATGTGATTGTCAAGGCCGCGATTGAAAACAAAGCAGATATCTTGAGCCTTTCCGGCCTTATTACGCCGTCTCTCGAAGAAATGTGCACGGTCGCAAAAGCCATGCAGGCCGCCGGTCAGCGCATCCCGATTATCGTCGGTGGCGCAACGACCTCGCCCACGCATACCGCCGTGAAAATCGCCCCGTGCTATGATGGTCCCGTTTTCCACGTGCGCGACGCCGCTAGCAATCCGGGCCTTGCCCAGAAATTGCTCGACCCCGCCACTCGCGAACAAACAATTCAAGAAAACCGCGAAGAGCAGCAACGCATCCGCGACAAGCAAAACAGCATCAAGACCGAAGCCGCAAACGCCATGGCCGCAGCCGCCTCCACGCCGGAAGAACGCCGCTTCCAGTACGACTGGAGCAAATACCAGCCGGTACAGCCGCCGTTCATGGGCGAAAGCAAGCTCCCGCCGATTCCTATCGAAAAGATTATCCCGCTCATCAGCTGGGAATACTTCTTCTTCACTTGGAAAATCAAGCCGGACGAAGAAGAGGCGAAAAAACTCAAGGCCGACGCCGAAGCGCTCATCAAGTCGCTCACAAAGCCCGAATACGCACTCCGTGCCGTTCAAGCATTCTACCCTGCAGCCGGTACTGAAAAGTCCGTCATCTTCAACACGGGCCGCACAGGCACGGACGCAGACCTCATCGAAGTCTCGACCGCACGCCAGCAGAATCCCGAAGGCACTTGCCTTGCGCTCTGCGACTACGTCGCTCCGGCAAACGCAAACACCGCAAGCGTTTTCGCCTCCCCCGCAGGCAAGGACGTTTTCCGCGACATCGTCGGTGCATTCGCAGTGACCATGAGCGACACGTTCGTCAAGCGCTTGGAAAAGCTCAAAGCAGAACAGGGCGGCAGCGATTACGACGTTCTCCTCATGCAGACTGTCGCCGACCGCCTCGCCGAAGCAGGCGCTGAATACTTGAGCCAGGAACTCGACCGCACAAGCGGCTGGAAGGGCATCCGCCCGGCCGTCGGCTACCCCGTGCTCCCGAACATCAAGGAAATCTTCAACGTCGCAAAACTCATCGACTTCAAGAGCGTAGGCATCAGCCTCACCGAAAACGGCGCCATGTACCCGCAAGCCTCCGTAAGTGGCCTCTACATCAGTCACCCCGAAATCGATTACTTCCAGGTAAAGTTATAATGCATATCAGAACCGCAACCATCAGTGATTTAGACGCAGTCGCAAACGTTGAAGCCGAATGCTTCCCGCCTGCCGAAGCCGCCACCCGTGAATCTTTCGCCGAAAGACTTAAGTGTTACGGCAATCACTTTTGGCTGATGTTCGATGGAGACAAGTTAATCTCGTTCGTCGACGGATTCGTCACTGACGAGCCCGACTTGACTGATGCGATGTACGAAGACGCCACCATGCACAATGAAAACGGCAAGTGGCAAATGATATTTGGCGTGAACACAATTCCCTCGTACCGCAAGCACGGTTACGCTGGAGAACTTATCCAAAAGCTCATTGACGATTCCAAGGCTCAAGGCCGCAAAGGCGTTGTTTTAACTTGCAAAGACAAGCTCGTCAACTATTACGCTAAGTTCGGATTTGTAAATGAAGGCGTCAGCAATTCCGTCCACGGCGGAGTCGTCTGGTACCAAATGCGCTTAACATTCTAAGTTCTAAGCTCTAAGTTCTGCCAACTAAAATCTTGTAATTAAGCTTTACTTTCCGCCTTCCACGGCGTAAGTCCAACGACCTGATCGACAGGGAGAGCAAAAGCAATCCCCTGTCCCATCGTATTGAGGCCAGCTTTTTCGTAAAGCGAATGGAGCACCGCATCCTTCACGTTCAGCGGCACAAGAATCATCACGACTTCTTTTTCAGGCTGGATAGCGATATGGAAAAACGCTTCTGCTTCCTTATTTGCCGTACCACGGGCGTTCAAGACCGTGCCACCACGGGCACCAGCCTCTTTAGCGGCTTCCATCACAGTGTCGGAGAATCCGTTATTCACAATGCAGATGATTAATTCATGTGTATTCGGTTTCATAATTACCCTCTCCCTACCTGAGATCGGTTGTCGCTCAAAAAGTTAAATACCGACTTGCCAATAACGCTTGACATCGGAATCGTATAGGCAATGCCCTTGCCGTTCACAATCGTCCTGAATTTTTCTTCCAAACATTCCAAGACTGCAGGCACATGGTCTTCACCAATGATGCTGATAATCACCGCGCGTTCAGAATCAGCAAGTCCAAGTGCAGCCATGATTTCGCGCGGAGCCGTGCCGTGGCCGTAAAATACGAACTGCATATTCGCGCCAAACGACTGGATGTAATCCATGTAAAAGTCCGCTTTTGCGCGGTTCACCGTCGTCACCAGAATCTTAAGGCGATTCATCGAAACTTTCGAATGAACCTTTTGAGGCACCGCCCGTTTCAAAACATTCTTTACTGTTTCAACCATCGTACGCCTCTACACAAAGTCAATAATCTGTTCGTCATCAGCATCCTGCAAGCGGCGCATCATAATCCTGTTGCGCCAGAGCCTTGCTACAATTGCCTTGAAACCAAGCACCTGGATTGTAATGAGCGGAGTCATCGCAACCATCGCCACAATGCCAAAGGCATAATTCAAAATTGAATCGCCGCCGTCGTGAATCACGGAGCATGCGCCAATCGCCAAAGGCAAAATAAAGCTCGACGTCAGGGGACCGCTTGCCACGCCACCCGAGTCAAACGCAATGGCCGTATAAAGTTTCGGCACAAAGAACGAGAGCCCAAGTGAAATAAAGTAACCCGGCAACAAGTAATAAATAATCGGGAACCCGATAATAATGCGGAGCATTGAAAGTCCAATAGAAATGCCTACACCCACCGAAAGCGCAATCAGCATCGAGCGCTTGGTCACAAGGCCACCCGTCACTTCTTCGACCTGCTTGTTGAGCACGTGCACCGCCGGTTCTGCAAGCACCACCACCATGCCAATGATAAAGCCAGCCGCCACAAGCGCATGCGGGCGTTTCGCAAGTTCACACCCAATTTCAAAACCAATCGGCAAGAACCCGACCTTCACCGCCGTCAAGAAAATCACAAGCCCGAAAAACGTGTAAAGAATCCCGACACCCACTTGCACAAGTTTCACCATCGGGAGCTTGAGCACGGTCCACTGGAGCGCCCCGAAAAACACGACAATCAGCCCAAGCGCCACAAGCACTTCACGGGCAATCACCATCACCGTAGGCAAAAAGTGTTCACCAAGGCTCGCGTCCACCGAATATGCCGCCGTCGAAAGTTCATACGTCAAGTCGCCCTTCGAAAATACGACCAAGCCCATCAGCGCTAAAATCGGTCCGACCGAGCAAAGCGCAATCAAGCCGAAGCTGTTTTCCGAAGCATGCTTACCGCCAATCGCACCCGCGACACCCACGCCAAGCGCCATAATGAACGGCACCGTAATCGGCCCTGTCGTCACGCCACCCGAGTCAAACGCAAGCGGCACAAACGCGTTACGCCCGACAGACACCATGAGCATCCCAAGCATGAACAGCACCATGTAAAAGAAAATGATAATCGAAGACAAGTCCTTCTTGAACACAATCTTTAAAATTGCAAGGAGCAAAAAAATCCCGACCCCCACGCCAATCGTCGAAATCAAAAGAATCGGCCGTACCGCATTTTTCACCTGTTCGGCAAGCACGGACAAGTCCGGTTCCGCAACCGTAATGAGCACGCCCATCACAAAGCACACCGAAACGAGCAACAGGAGCCGCCGCGACTTAGTCAAGCCCGACCCCACATAAGCCCCCATCGGAGTCATTGCAAGGTCCGCCCCCAAGTTAAAAAGTCCAATACCGATAATCAAAAAAATCGCGCTAACCGTAAAAACAATCTGCTCTTTCAACGAAAAAGTCACAAGCGGAGTATGCGAGACCACCAGCACAATAAGCGTAATGGGTAAAACAGAGGCAAAAGCCTCTTTCAACTTTTCAAAAAGAATTTTTTGCATCGCTATATAATATAATTAAATGGTTATTAGTTATTAGTTATTAGTTATTAGTCATTGGTCAATAGTCAACAGCAACTTATCATCCTGACCCTGGAGCGTAGCGATAGGGAGGGATCCAGTCAAGTCTAGTCAATACTATTGAATTTGATTCAAAAAAAATTTTAGTATTCGTGCAACCGCCCGTAAACCCCATGCATCAAAAATAACGAAATGGACGAAAAAGTCATTATAAAGAAGATTCAACAAGGAAGTCGTGAAGCCCTTGGCGTGCTGTGGAAGTCCCATAGCACGAACGTTCTGAACCTTGCATTCAGAATGCTCAAGAATCGCGACGAGGCTGAAGACGTCTTGATGGACATTTTCGTCTCAGTTCCAGGGAAAATCCAAAAGTTCCGCGGCGATAGCGCCCTCAACACCTGGCTGTACCGCCTCACCGTCAACGAGTGTTTAATGAGGCTCAGGTCCAAGAAGCGCCATGCCGAGCTCGAAGAAGAACATATCGATCTCGTGACGGACAGCGCTCTCGGGAGCAAACACGAGGAACAAACGGATCTTGACCCGGAACTCTTAGAAATTGGACTGTCAAAGCTCTCCGCCGAAACGCGAAGCATGCTCTGGCTCAAGGACGCCGAAGACCTCGGCATCAAGGACTTATCCGAGATCTACAACATGCCCGAGGGCACCATCAAGGCAAGGCTCAGCCGCGCAAGAACAGTCGTCAAGAACATTTTACAGGAGAACCTGAACTATGCATGATAAAATCGATTTTTCAAGACTCGAAAGGATCGAACCCCGGAAAGGCTCCTGGGAAACCGTCTGCGCTAGACTCGATTCTTCGGAAAAAAGAAAGTTTATCAACTTCATCCAGACACGCACCAAATACGTGCTCGCAGCAAGCTTTATCGTCGCTGCATTTTTCACCACGTTCATGACGATTACGTCAAACATGGTCGATTCCGAAGAAGTTCTCATGAAAAACGCAGCCTCTAATGAACTCGTCTCGTGGTACGGAAATCTCGGTGAACAGAGCGACGACGAACTTGAAAATTTGGACACGGACAACACCATCAGCTATTTATTACAGGAGACAAAATAATGAACGCATCCACAAAAACATTTATCGCAAGCCTCATTATTCTCGCTTGCTCCCTCGGATTTGCCATTGGCGCGTTTGTCTTTGCAGGCAACGGCTTTGGCGCTGCTTGCCATTCCACATGCACGTCATCGCATAAGCAATGCGTCTGCGGTTGTGAAAACCATAGCGATTGTGATAAGAACGACTGCGATTGCAACTGCTGCAAGCGCGGCGGCAAGTATCATGGCAAGCACCACGGCGAACGTTTCCACGACAAGGACTTCCGCGACGGCCGCCACGATGGTCCGCGCGACCACTTCAAGGATGGCAGGCGTTTCGACAAGAAGTTTGACTTCAAGAAAGGTGCCGAATTCATGGACTCCGTGCTCCAGGTGACGCATGAACAAAAGGCAGCCCTCGAACAGCAGCGTCATGAAATGGACTCTGCATTTAAAGACCTCCGCAAGCAGAAGAAGAATGCCGAAAAAGCTTTGCACGATGCGCTCGACAGCAATGACGAAAAGAAGATTGCCGCAGCCAAGGTCGAAATTCTCAAAGCCCAAGAAGCACTGCTCAACCACAGAATCAAAGGTGTAAAGGATTTCAACAAGATCCTCACTAAGGAACAGCTCGAAAAGTTCAAGAGCTTCCACAAGGATCACAAGCACATGAAACGCACAGACCGTGACGAACGCGGCCCCATGCAGCGCGACGAACGCGGTCCAAGACATCACGACGA
This region of Fibrobacter sp. UBA4297 genomic DNA includes:
- the metH gene encoding methionine synthase; translated protein: MTLREAFESKMMLLDGGMGSVIQTYGIKGANNDMLSIEKPEIILDIQRRYVDAGVDCLTTNTFSSQRVSQHEYHQEHRIAEMNRASVKIAKQAAEEGFKKYGRKVYILGDVGPTSKMLSMSEDVNDPASRAITFDELEDAYLEQISVLMEEGVDAILIETIFDTLNAKAALSAYSKANEARIAAAKAAGTPEADIKPIEVMLSMTVSDASGRTLSGQTVEAFAVSVMHMHPLSIGLNCGLGADGMVPYLRRMGAIAPCYLSCHPNAGLPNQFGGYDDTPEDMVRLMRVYLDDKLVNMIGGCCGTTPEHIAAMRQMLDELPADYKRREPAPKYVTCPRLRLAGLEPLFREQVRPSNGADSCNADDFVKVGERCNVAGSKKFLRLINEKNYEEALEIARKQVDDGADVIDVNMDDGLLDATAEMRTFLNLIASDPAVSRVPIMVDSSRFEVIEEGLKCIQGKSIVNSISLKMGEKAFIEHALTVKRLGAAVIVMLFDEEGQATNYERRVQIASRAYDIMVKQLHFDPSDIIYDPNVLTVATGMAEHNAYAIDFIRAVRWIMDNLPGVRISGGLSNLSFAFRGNNYLREAMHTTFLHYAIPNGMGMAIMNPSAIIKYKTIPLELRMAITEVIFNTEPEASEELIEIASRMTAAQAKAKETGAKYDPKAIFAVSAGASSSSDEGNAAADAKPTTPEERLQEALLKGTSTTLQPDLMELINRGDSPVGIISGPLMDGMNEVGRRFGEGKMFLPQVVKTARTMKKAVEILQPYIEAGKDANASSRGKIVIATVKGDVHDIGKNIVSVIMACNGYEMVDLGVMVPEDVIVKAAIENKADILSLSGLITPSLEEMCTVAKAMQAAGQRIPIIVGGATTSPTHTAVKIAPCYDGPVFHVRDAASNPGLAQKLLDPATREQTIQENREEQQRIRDKQNSIKTEAANAMAAAASTPEERRFQYDWSKYQPVQPPFMGESKLPPIPIEKIIPLISWEYFFFTWKIKPDEEEAKKLKADAEALIKSLTKPEYALRAVQAFYPAAGTEKSVIFNTGRTGTDADLIEVSTARQQNPEGTCLALCDYVAPANANTASVFASPAGKDVFRDIVGAFAVTMSDTFVKRLEKLKAEQGGSDYDVLLMQTVADRLAEAGAEYLSQELDRTSGWKGIRPAVGYPVLPNIKEIFNVAKLIDFKSVGISLTENGAMYPQASVSGLYISHPEIDYFQVKL
- a CDS encoding GNAT family N-acetyltransferase, whose protein sequence is MHIRTATISDLDAVANVEAECFPPAEAATRESFAERLKCYGNHFWLMFDGDKLISFVDGFVTDEPDLTDAMYEDATMHNENGKWQMIFGVNTIPSYRKHGYAGELIQKLIDDSKAQGRKGVVLTCKDKLVNYYAKFGFVNEGVSNSVHGGVVWYQMRLTF
- a CDS encoding P-II family nitrogen regulator, whose amino-acid sequence is MKPNTHELIICIVNNGFSDTVMEAAKEAGARGGTVLNARGTANKEAEAFFHIAIQPEKEVVMILVPLNVKDAVLHSLYEKAGLNTMGQGIAFALPVDQVVGLTPWKAESKA
- a CDS encoding DUF1538 domain-containing protein; its protein translation is MQKILFEKLKEAFASVLPITLIVLVVSHTPLVTFSLKEQIVFTVSAIFLIIGIGLFNLGADLAMTPMGAYVGSGLTKSRRLLLLVSVCFVMGVLITVAEPDLSVLAEQVKNAVRPILLISTIGVGVGIFLLLAILKIVFKKDLSSIIIFFYMVLFMLGMLMVSVGRNAFVPLAFDSGGVTTGPITVPFIMALGVGVAGAIGGKHASENSFGLIALCSVGPILALMGLVVFSKGDLTYELSTAAYSVDASLGEHFLPTVMVIAREVLVALGLIVVFFGALQWTVLKLPMVKLVQVGVGILYTFFGLVIFLTAVKVGFLPIGFEIGCELAKRPHALVAAGFIIGMVVVLAEPAVHVLNKQVEEVTGGLVTKRSMLIALSVGVGISIGLSMLRIIIGFPIIYYLLPGYFISLGLSFFVPKLYTAIAFDSGGVASGPLTSSFILPLAIGACSVIHDGGDSILNYAFGIVAMVAMTPLITIQVLGFKAIVARLWRNRIMMRRLQDADDEQIIDFV
- a CDS encoding RNA polymerase sigma factor, translating into MDEKVIIKKIQQGSREALGVLWKSHSTNVLNLAFRMLKNRDEAEDVLMDIFVSVPGKIQKFRGDSALNTWLYRLTVNECLMRLRSKKRHAELEEEHIDLVTDSALGSKHEEQTDLDPELLEIGLSKLSAETRSMLWLKDAEDLGIKDLSEIYNMPEGTIKARLSRARTVVKNILQENLNYA
- a CDS encoding Spy/CpxP family protein refolding chaperone, encoding MNASTKTFIASLIILACSLGFAIGAFVFAGNGFGAACHSTCTSSHKQCVCGCENHSDCDKNDCDCNCCKRGGKYHGKHHGERFHDKDFRDGRHDGPRDHFKDGRRFDKKFDFKKGAEFMDSVLQVTHEQKAALEQQRHEMDSAFKDLRKQKKNAEKALHDALDSNDEKKIAAAKVEILKAQEALLNHRIKGVKDFNKILTKEQLEKFKSFHKDHKHMKRTDRDERGPMQRDERGPRHHDDD